Proteins from one Sabethes cyaneus chromosome 2, idSabCyanKW18_F2, whole genome shotgun sequence genomic window:
- the LOC128738415 gene encoding probable cytochrome P450 305a1: MIVALVFVLLTVAVVAYLLQELQRPSNYPPGPRWLPIVGNTPFIRKLARAVGGQHLAFEALAKQYNSPVIGLKLGREYVVVALGYPAVREVHSKEVFDGRPNNFFIRLRTMGTRLGVTCTDGPFWAEHRNFVTRHLRQAGYGRKPMQLQIQNELNELIGIVRNLNEEPVWPGSILPTSVINVLWTFTTGTRIAREDERLARLLLLLQNRSKAFDMSGGILSQLPWLRFIAPEWTGYNLLKRFNKELNDFFMTTIKKHHDQYSESKCNDDLIYAYIKEMKERQHDEGSTFTDLQLTMIILDIFIAGSQTTSITIDLAFMILVLKPEIQRKIRDEIDANLQSDELPQQIDRTNLPYTEAFLLEVQRFFHIVPVSGPRRALNDCTLAGYRIPKNTTILMGLRTVHMDQDHWGDPEVFKPERFLDTNHAIANTERLIPFGLGRRRCLGELLARGCMFTFLVGILQKFTLHKSGNESDEPCLKLLPGITLSPKPYKIIFRSR, encoded by the exons ATGATTGTTGCCTTAGTTTTTGTACTTCTAACCGTAGCGGTAGTCGCTTACTTGCTTCAAGAATTGCAGCGGCCTTCCAACTACCCTCCAG GTCCTCGTTGGCTTCCAATCGTGGGCAATACACCGTTTATACGCAAACTAGCACGTGCCGTAGGAGGACAGCATTTAGCGTTTGAAGCTCTTGCCAAACAGTATAACAGTCCTGTAATCGGGCTTAAGCTTGGCCGGGAATATGTCGTAGTCGCTCTGGGCTATCCAGCCGTACGAGAGGTGCACAGTAAGGAGGTCTTCGATGGTAGACCGAACAATTTCTTTATTCGATTGCGAACCATGGGTACAAG ATTGGGTGTAACATGTACCGATGGTCCATTTTGGGCAGAACACAGAAATTTTGTAACACGTCATTTGCGGCAGGCCGGTTACGGAAGAAAGCCCATGCAGCTCCAAATACAAAATGAGTTAAATGAACTTATTGGAATTGTGAGAAACCTAAATGAGGAACCGGTGTGGCCAGGAAGTATCCTTCCAACGAGCGTCATAAATGTGTTGTGGACTTTCACTACTGGAACCAGAATTGCAAGAGAGGACGAAAGACTGGCCAGGTTATTATTACTGTTGCAAAATCGTTCGAAAGCATTCGATATGTCCGGAGGCATTCTAAGTCAATTACCGTGGCTTCGGTTTATCGCTCCAGAATGGACAGGGTACAATTTGCTGAAACGCTTCAACAAAGAACTGAATGATTTTTTCATGACTACAATCAAAAAACATCATGACCAATACAGCGAAAGTAAATGTAATGACGATCTGATATATGCGTACATTAAAGAAATGAAGGAAAGGCAACACGACGAAGGTTCGACATTTACGGACCTACAATTGACGATGATAATTCTAGATATTTTCATCGCTGGATCTCAAACAACAAGTATTACAATTGACTTAGCGTTTATGATTTTAGTGCTCAAACCCGAGATACAACGGAAAATTCGTGATGAAATTGACGCAAACCTTCAATCAGATGAATTACCTCAACAAATCGATCGTACAAATTTGCCCTACACGGAAGCCTTCCTGCTGGAAGTACAGCGATTTTTCCACATTGTACCAGTCAGCGGTCCCAGGAGAGCTCTTAACGATTGCACGCTTGCGGGTTATCGAATACCAAAAAATACCACCATTCTGATGGGCCTTCGCACAGTTCACATGGATCAGGATCATTGGGGGGACCCCGAAGTGTTCAAGCCGGAAAGATTTCTGGACACTAATCACGCGATCGCCAATACAGAACGATTAATTCCATTTGGCCTTGGCAGGCGTCGTTGTCTTGGCGAGTTACTGGCTCGAGGGTGTATGTTTACTTTCTTGGTTGGAATATTGCAGAAATTTACTTTGCACAAGTCGGGGAATGAATCTGACGAACCGTGCTTGAAGCTGTTGCCTGGAATAACGTTGTCACCTAAGCCGTATAAGATTATATTTAGATCAAGGTGA